One window of Cryobacterium arcticum genomic DNA carries:
- the crtI gene encoding phytoene desaturase family protein — translation MSRPAAPTRTVVIGGGIAGLASAALLAREGHEVTLLEAHDTLGGRAGFWEADGFRFETGPSWYLMPQVFEHFYRLMGTSAAEQLELTRLDPGYRVYFESDADPVDVRADRADNIRLFESLEPGAGTRLERYLASARETYDMAVDRFLYTSFASFKPLLVRDVLSRMGRLGRLLLQPLDKFVAGYFRDPRIRQILGYPAVFLGSSPDRTPSMYHLMSHLDLADGVLYPQGGFTRLIDSIADLARAQGVTIETGARVQAIRSGATPAGRSAKAAVEGVRYTTAAGATVTLDADIVVSAADLHHTETELVEPAKQTYPERWWQKRTSGPGAVLVLLGVTGDLPKLTHHTLFFTKDWADNFDRIFGAVTSVPNPASFYACMPSATDPGVAPDGASNLFLLIPVPADTGLGHGGVNGAGSDTVEGIADAAIGQLAEWAGIPDLAERIVVRRTIGPADFADDLNSWKGGALGPAHTLKQSAFFRGTNVSKHIDGLYYAGGSTIPGIGLPMCLISAEILLKRIRGDVSTGPLPEPLPSGPAGARVR, via the coding sequence ATGAGCCGCCCCGCCGCACCCACCCGCACCGTCGTGATCGGCGGCGGCATCGCCGGGCTGGCCAGCGCCGCCCTGCTGGCCAGGGAGGGCCACGAGGTCACGCTGCTCGAGGCGCACGACACCCTCGGCGGCCGGGCCGGATTCTGGGAGGCCGACGGGTTCAGGTTCGAGACCGGGCCGTCCTGGTATCTCATGCCGCAGGTGTTCGAGCACTTCTACCGCCTGATGGGCACGAGCGCGGCCGAACAGCTCGAGCTCACCCGCCTCGACCCCGGCTACCGGGTCTACTTCGAGTCCGACGCAGATCCCGTGGACGTGCGCGCCGACCGTGCAGACAACATCCGGCTCTTCGAGAGCCTCGAGCCCGGCGCCGGAACCCGGCTGGAAAGATACCTCGCCTCGGCGCGGGAGACCTACGACATGGCGGTGGACAGGTTCCTGTACACCAGCTTCGCCTCATTCAAGCCCCTGCTGGTGCGCGACGTGCTCTCCCGGATGGGTCGGCTCGGCCGGCTGCTGCTGCAGCCCCTGGACAAGTTCGTGGCCGGCTACTTCCGCGACCCCAGGATCCGGCAGATCCTCGGCTACCCCGCCGTGTTCCTCGGCTCCTCGCCCGACCGCACCCCGTCGATGTACCACCTGATGAGCCACCTCGACCTGGCCGACGGCGTGCTGTACCCGCAGGGCGGTTTCACCCGCCTGATCGACAGCATCGCCGACCTCGCCCGCGCCCAGGGCGTCACGATCGAGACCGGCGCCCGGGTGCAGGCGATCCGTTCGGGCGCCACCCCGGCCGGCCGTTCTGCCAAGGCCGCCGTCGAGGGCGTGCGCTACACTACTGCGGCCGGAGCGACCGTGACGCTGGATGCCGACATCGTCGTCTCCGCCGCCGACCTGCACCACACCGAGACCGAACTCGTGGAGCCGGCCAAGCAGACCTACCCCGAGCGCTGGTGGCAGAAGCGCACCTCGGGCCCCGGCGCGGTGCTCGTGTTGCTCGGCGTGACGGGTGATCTGCCCAAGCTCACCCACCACACCCTGTTCTTCACGAAGGACTGGGCCGACAACTTCGACCGTATCTTCGGTGCAGTGACCTCGGTGCCGAACCCCGCCTCGTTCTACGCCTGCATGCCCAGCGCCACCGACCCCGGGGTCGCCCCGGACGGCGCCAGCAACCTGTTCCTGCTCATCCCCGTGCCCGCCGACACGGGCCTCGGCCACGGCGGTGTCAACGGCGCCGGCTCCGACACCGTGGAGGGCATCGCGGACGCCGCGATCGGCCAGCTCGCCGAGTGGGCCGGCATCCCCGACCTGGCCGAGCGCATCGTGGTGCGCCGCACGATCGGCCCGGCCGACTTCGCCGACGACCTCAACTCCTGGAAGGGCGGGGCACTGGGCCCGGCGCACACGCTCAAGCAGAGCGCGTTCTTCCGCGGCACCAATGTGTCCAAGCACATCGACGGCCTCTACTATGCCGGCGGCAGCACCATCCCGGGCATCGGCCTACCGATGTGCCTGATCAGCGCCGAGATCCTGCTCAAGCGCATCCGCGGTGACGTGAGCACAGGTCCGCTGCCCGAGCCCCTGCCGAGCGGTCCGGCCGGCGCCAGGGTGCGGTGA
- a CDS encoding phytoene/squalene synthase family protein codes for MSRDTAGPQTSALPTTLGTYNAAALASSATVIGHYSTSFGLAARLLAPGVREDVRTIYALVRIADEIVDGAAAEAGIDLAGQRELLDDLEQETERAMTRGFSTNLVVHAFALTARRVGIEPALTRPFFASMRRDLDPAPFTAASVAEYIYGSAEVVGLMCLQSFLQDSPRTPAERAELVHGARSLGAAFQKVNFLRDLAADRDALGRNYFPGIDLARLTDPQKDLLLDDMDADLEAAERVLPLLPTGSRRAVTAAHHLFARLSARLRETPAHELMSTRVRVPDPEKLMIALSSSLGPQAWRR; via the coding sequence ATGAGCCGCGACACCGCGGGGCCCCAAACCAGCGCCCTACCCACCACTCTCGGCACCTACAACGCCGCCGCCCTCGCCAGTTCCGCCACGGTGATCGGGCACTACTCGACGTCGTTCGGACTCGCCGCCCGCCTCCTGGCCCCCGGTGTGCGGGAGGATGTGCGCACCATCTACGCTCTCGTGCGGATCGCCGACGAGATCGTCGACGGCGCCGCAGCCGAGGCCGGCATCGACCTGGCCGGTCAGCGCGAGCTGCTGGACGACCTGGAGCAGGAGACCGAGCGGGCCATGACCCGGGGCTTCAGTACCAACCTGGTGGTGCATGCGTTCGCTCTCACCGCCCGCCGGGTGGGGATCGAGCCCGCGCTCACCCGCCCGTTCTTCGCGTCGATGCGCCGCGACCTCGACCCGGCGCCCTTCACAGCCGCGAGCGTCGCGGAATACATCTACGGCTCGGCTGAGGTCGTGGGGCTGATGTGCCTGCAGAGCTTCCTGCAGGACTCCCCCCGCACGCCCGCTGAGCGGGCCGAGCTGGTCCACGGTGCCCGCAGCCTCGGCGCGGCCTTCCAGAAGGTCAACTTCCTCCGCGACCTGGCCGCCGACCGCGACGCGCTCGGCCGGAACTACTTCCCCGGAATCGACCTGGCCCGGCTCACCGACCCGCAGAAAGACCTGCTGCTCGACGACATGGACGCCGACCTCGAGGCCGCCGAGCGGGTCCTGCCTTTGCTGCCGACCGGCAGCCGACGCGCCGTGACGGCCGCCCACCACCTGTTCGCCAGGCTGTCTGCGAGACTGCGGGAGACCCCCGCCCACGAATTGATGAGCACCCGCGTGCGTGTGCCGGATCCGGAGAAACTGATGATCGCCCTGTCGTCCTCGCTCGGCCCGCAGGCGTGGCGCCGATGA
- a CDS encoding polyprenyl synthetase family protein, giving the protein MHEIATLGVETELHRFFAAARLRASDYGEHYVALWDALDLASRGGKRVRPALVLAAYDGFGGTDHTLSTPVAVSFELLHTAFLIHDDVIDRDLSRRGMANIAGRFTERAIAHGAGTGQAEAWAATAAILAGDLALSEAHRALALLPVETTMRARLLDLLDRAVFVSAAGELADVTNTVSPVPLTIEQVIATLEHKTAIYSFEAPLQAGAVLAGAPEEAIDALGRFGRLIGVAFQLTDDLLGVFGDADTTGKSVLADLREGKQTALIAHAGATDRWPLIAPFLGKDDLTEPEAESVRTHLRECGALDTADALAREYAGRAVESLAVPLMPEDLRTTLTQLARSAVTRRK; this is encoded by the coding sequence GTGCATGAGATCGCGACGCTGGGCGTCGAGACCGAGCTGCACCGTTTCTTCGCCGCTGCGCGGTTGCGCGCCAGCGACTACGGCGAGCACTACGTGGCGCTCTGGGATGCCCTCGACCTCGCCAGCCGCGGCGGCAAGCGGGTGCGCCCGGCACTGGTCCTGGCCGCCTACGACGGTTTCGGCGGCACCGACCACACCCTGTCCACCCCCGTGGCGGTCAGTTTCGAACTGCTGCACACCGCGTTCCTGATCCACGACGACGTGATCGACCGTGACCTCTCCCGCCGCGGCATGGCCAACATCGCCGGCCGGTTCACCGAACGCGCGATCGCGCACGGTGCGGGGACCGGCCAGGCCGAGGCCTGGGCCGCGACCGCCGCCATTCTGGCCGGCGACCTGGCCCTGAGCGAGGCCCACCGCGCCCTCGCCCTGCTCCCGGTGGAGACCACCATGCGCGCCCGCCTGCTCGACCTCCTCGATCGGGCCGTGTTCGTGTCGGCCGCGGGCGAGCTGGCGGATGTGACCAACACAGTCAGCCCGGTACCGCTCACGATCGAGCAGGTCATCGCCACCCTCGAGCACAAGACGGCGATCTACTCGTTCGAGGCCCCGTTGCAGGCCGGCGCCGTGCTGGCCGGCGCACCGGAGGAGGCCATCGACGCCCTGGGCCGGTTCGGCCGACTGATCGGCGTGGCCTTCCAGCTCACCGACGACCTGCTCGGTGTGTTCGGCGACGCGGACACCACCGGAAAGAGCGTGCTCGCCGACCTGCGGGAGGGCAAGCAGACCGCCCTGATCGCCCACGCCGGCGCCACCGACCGGTGGCCGCTGATCGCGCCGTTCCTGGGCAAGGACGATCTGACCGAACCCGAGGCCGAGTCCGTGCGCACGCATCTGCGCGAGTGCGGAGCCCTAGACACCGCGGATGCCCTGGCCCGCGAATACGCCGGCCGCGCCGTGGAGTCCCTCGCCGTGCCCCTCATGCCCGAAGACCTGCGCACCACCCTGACCCAGCTGGCGCGCAGCGCCGTGACCCGCCGCAAATGA
- the idi gene encoding isopentenyl-diphosphate Delta-isomerase, whose product MHTAENTMDRVDDWVVLLDEDGLEIGTAPKSSVHGADTSLHLAFSCYVFNERGEVLLTRRALGKKTWPGVWTNSFCGHPAPAETLTDAVHRRAGFELGLQIENIELALPLFRYRATDSSGIVENEVCPVYLARAVGDPTANPDEVMEFTWTDPEVLRRSVLASPFAFSPWMVLQMRELETFGA is encoded by the coding sequence ATGCACACAGCAGAAAACACCATGGACCGGGTCGACGACTGGGTCGTTCTGCTCGACGAGGATGGCCTCGAGATCGGCACCGCGCCCAAGAGCAGCGTGCACGGCGCCGACACATCCCTGCATCTGGCATTCTCCTGCTACGTCTTCAACGAGCGCGGCGAGGTCCTCCTCACCCGCAGGGCGTTGGGCAAGAAGACCTGGCCCGGCGTCTGGACGAACTCCTTCTGCGGCCACCCGGCTCCGGCCGAGACTCTCACCGACGCCGTACACCGCCGCGCCGGATTCGAGCTCGGGCTGCAGATCGAGAACATCGAGCTCGCTCTCCCGCTGTTCCGCTACCGCGCCACCGACAGCAGCGGCATCGTCGAGAACGAGGTGTGCCCCGTGTACCTGGCCCGCGCCGTGGGCGACCCGACGGCCAACCCGGACGAGGTGATGGAGTTCACCTGGACCGACCCGGAGGTGCTGCGGCGCTCCGTCCTGGCCAGCCCCTTCGCGTTCAGCCCCTGGATGGTCCTGCAGATGCGTGAATTGGAGACCTTCGGTGCATGA
- a CDS encoding MarR family winged helix-turn-helix transcriptional regulator translates to MPTDAQPAGQSEAERSGGFWYPASGGAPLSAVDVLRAVRRFRAADLAMRNRVRSGMDMHDTDLVAVRHLIAAEERGEPIGPKDLTRHLGISTAATAKLLTRLEAAGRLRREPHPSDRRAQVLHATGAAHEEVRRALGSAHQRMLAAAEKLSPSEQHAVVRFLDELSGAMDEPPEQTEPTRDGEAGAVETAEGEHRTPERPQGERAAAGTSVPPESPRQP, encoded by the coding sequence ATGCCCACCGACGCCCAACCTGCCGGGCAATCTGAAGCCGAGCGTTCGGGCGGCTTCTGGTACCCGGCCTCCGGCGGCGCTCCTTTGAGCGCCGTGGACGTCCTGCGCGCCGTCCGCCGGTTCCGGGCCGCCGATCTCGCCATGCGCAACCGTGTGCGGTCGGGCATGGACATGCACGACACCGACCTCGTCGCCGTGCGGCACCTGATCGCGGCGGAGGAGCGCGGCGAACCCATCGGGCCCAAGGATCTCACCCGGCATCTGGGGATCTCCACCGCCGCCACGGCCAAACTGCTCACCAGGCTCGAGGCCGCCGGGCGGTTGCGGCGGGAACCGCACCCCAGCGACCGCCGGGCGCAGGTGCTGCACGCCACCGGCGCCGCGCACGAGGAGGTGCGCCGGGCGCTCGGCTCGGCGCATCAGCGCATGCTGGCCGCCGCCGAGAAGCTCAGCCCGTCGGAGCAGCACGCGGTGGTGCGTTTCCTCGACGAGCTCAGCGGGGCCATGGATGAACCGCCCGAGCAGACGGAGCCGACGAGAGACGGCGAGGCGGGCGCGGTCGAGACCGCTGAGGGGGAGCACCGCACACCTGAGCGTCCGCAGGGCGAGAGGGCGGCGGCCGGGACCTCCGTCCCACCGGAGTCGCCGCGGCAGCCGTGA
- a CDS encoding adenine phosphoribosyltransferase, producing MIVPAAQHVHTLLASYPDFPLPGILFRDLNPVFADALAFRAIIDELTERYRGQFDAVAGIEARGFLLAAGIGYAAGCAVLAVRKGGKLPGTVLAEEYDLEYGSARLELEVGQLPAGSRVLIVDDVLATGGTVAATARLIERAGYTMVGVGVVLELADLDGRSRIGDTPVHTIISL from the coding sequence GTGATTGTTCCCGCAGCCCAGCACGTGCACACCCTCCTCGCCTCCTACCCAGACTTCCCGCTTCCCGGCATCCTGTTCCGCGACCTCAATCCGGTCTTCGCGGATGCCCTGGCGTTCCGGGCCATCATCGACGAGCTGACCGAGCGCTACCGGGGCCAGTTCGACGCCGTCGCCGGGATCGAGGCCCGCGGCTTCCTGCTCGCGGCCGGCATCGGCTACGCCGCCGGATGCGCCGTACTCGCCGTGCGCAAGGGCGGCAAGCTGCCCGGCACGGTCCTGGCCGAGGAGTACGACCTGGAGTACGGCTCCGCCCGGCTCGAGCTCGAGGTGGGCCAGCTGCCCGCCGGCTCCCGGGTGCTCATCGTGGACGATGTGCTCGCAACGGGCGGCACCGTCGCGGCGACGGCGCGCCTGATCGAGCGCGCCGGGTACACCATGGTGGGCGTGGGCGTGGTGCTCGAGCTGGCGGACCTCGACGGCCGCAGCCGCATCGGCGACACGCCCGTGCACACCATCATCTCGCTCTAG
- the deoC gene encoding deoxyribose-phosphate aldolase: MTSSTPASALDAAALARYIDHTLLKPEATQADVAALIAEAVELGVYSVCVSPSMLPLTLPADADLKVAVVCGFPSGKHASAIKAAEAALAVAQGTDEVDMVIDIGAAKAGRFDLVEADISAVRAEIPAPLVLKVIIESAALTDDEIVGACRAAVAAGADFVKTSTGFHPAGGATVHAVRLMAHTVAGALGVKASGGVRSNADALAMIDAGATRLGVSGTRAVLSGAAVAAPANPAAY; the protein is encoded by the coding sequence ATGACCTCTTCCACCCCCGCCAGCGCCCTCGACGCCGCAGCACTGGCCCGCTACATCGACCACACCCTGCTCAAGCCCGAAGCCACCCAGGCCGACGTGGCCGCCCTCATCGCCGAGGCCGTCGAGCTGGGCGTCTACTCCGTCTGCGTGTCGCCGTCGATGCTGCCGCTGACCCTGCCCGCGGATGCCGACCTCAAGGTCGCCGTGGTGTGCGGGTTCCCGAGCGGCAAGCACGCCAGCGCGATCAAGGCCGCGGAGGCCGCGCTGGCCGTGGCCCAGGGCACCGACGAGGTGGACATGGTCATCGACATCGGAGCCGCCAAGGCCGGCCGGTTCGACCTCGTCGAGGCCGACATCAGCGCCGTGCGCGCGGAGATCCCCGCACCCCTGGTGCTCAAGGTCATCATCGAGTCCGCCGCCCTCACCGACGATGAGATCGTGGGCGCCTGCCGGGCGGCCGTCGCCGCCGGCGCCGACTTCGTCAAGACTTCCACGGGCTTCCACCCTGCCGGCGGAGCGACCGTGCACGCCGTGCGCCTGATGGCGCACACCGTTGCCGGTGCCCTCGGCGTGAAGGCCTCCGGCGGGGTGCGCAGCAATGCCGACGCCCTCGCCATGATCGACGCCGGCGCCACGCGCCTGGGCGTCTCGGGCACGAGGGCCGTGCTCTCCGGCGCGGCTGTCGCCGCCCCGGCCAACCCCGCGGCCTACTAG
- a CDS encoding NUDIX hydrolase — protein sequence MSAHSGDAWVFGPDGSRFWGRYGAAGLLVHHAERGVLLQHRAVWSHHGDTWGVPGGARHENESALDAAIREAGEEAGVPAHLLRFSFSSVVDLGFWSYTTVVVEALEAFDAVISDSESIALRWVPPADVDLLPLHPGFAASWPALRARLA from the coding sequence GTGAGTGCACACAGCGGGGACGCCTGGGTCTTCGGCCCGGACGGTTCCCGGTTCTGGGGTCGGTACGGCGCGGCCGGATTACTCGTGCACCACGCCGAGCGAGGAGTACTCCTGCAGCACCGGGCCGTGTGGAGCCATCACGGTGATACCTGGGGTGTCCCAGGAGGCGCCAGGCACGAGAACGAGAGCGCACTCGACGCCGCGATCCGGGAGGCCGGGGAAGAGGCCGGCGTGCCGGCGCACCTGCTCCGGTTCAGCTTCAGCTCGGTGGTCGACCTCGGATTCTGGTCCTACACGACAGTGGTGGTGGAGGCCCTTGAGGCCTTCGACGCGGTCATCAGCGACTCCGAGAGCATCGCGCTGCGCTGGGTGCCGCCGGCCGACGTCGACCTGCTGCCGCTGCATCCGGGCTTCGCCGCCAGCTGGCCCGCACTCAGGGCGCGTCTGGCCTGA
- a CDS encoding DUF1295 domain-containing protein, which yields MTEPAASALLICLVIAGLAAAAAWLLSLATRDYSWVDRAWSILPAVYLWIFALAADPPDARLLVLAALGTLWGVRLTLNFARKGGYRPGGEDYRWAELRRRMSPRRFAVVNLVFISVTQNLLLLMIALPGWIVLQHPGRFGLPELAATALFLAFLAGESVADQQQWRFQQERRRLAAQGAADPGFLRSGLFRFSRHPNYFFEIAQWWTVAVFGALAAGTLLQPGTLGAVLLTLLFVGSIALTESISVARHPGYAGYRREVWPLVPWFPRRPADIRVPGAEDPFRPDAP from the coding sequence ATGACCGAACCTGCCGCATCCGCCCTGCTCATCTGCCTGGTGATCGCGGGGCTGGCCGCGGCCGCCGCATGGCTGCTGTCGCTGGCCACCCGGGACTACTCCTGGGTCGACAGGGCCTGGTCCATCCTGCCGGCCGTCTATCTCTGGATCTTCGCCCTCGCCGCCGACCCGCCGGATGCGCGCCTGCTCGTCCTGGCGGCGCTGGGCACCCTGTGGGGCGTGCGGCTCACCCTGAACTTCGCGCGCAAAGGCGGCTACCGGCCCGGCGGCGAGGACTACCGTTGGGCCGAACTGCGCCGGCGGATGTCGCCGCGCCGCTTCGCCGTCGTCAACCTGGTCTTCATCTCGGTGACCCAGAACCTCCTACTGCTCATGATCGCCCTGCCCGGCTGGATCGTGCTGCAGCATCCGGGCCGGTTCGGCCTTCCTGAGCTCGCGGCGACGGCCCTGTTCCTGGCCTTCCTGGCCGGCGAGAGCGTGGCCGATCAGCAGCAGTGGCGGTTCCAGCAGGAGCGGCGCAGGCTCGCGGCCCAGGGCGCGGCGGATCCTGGCTTCCTGCGAAGCGGGCTGTTCCGCTTCTCCCGCCATCCGAACTACTTCTTCGAGATCGCCCAGTGGTGGACCGTCGCCGTTTTCGGCGCCCTCGCGGCGGGCACGCTCCTGCAGCCCGGCACGCTGGGGGCGGTGCTGCTGACCCTGCTCTTCGTCGGCTCGATCGCCCTCACCGAGAGCATCTCGGTGGCGCGGCATCCCGGCTATGCCGGCTACCGGCGCGAGGTGTGGCCCCTGGTGCCGTGGTTCCCCAGGCGCCCCGCAGACATCCGCGTGCCGGGGGCCGAGGACCCGTTCAGGCCAGACGCGCCCTGA
- a CDS encoding ATP-dependent DNA ligase → MAHGAEVAGHNPADTAGAHREVVTVGGRRVTLTNLEKVMYPATGTTKADVLGYYADVADALIRHTRDRPATRKRWVHGVGTAAEPGQVFFQKNLGDGTPEWVERRELEHKERSTVYPLVNDLATLTWLAQIGTLEIHVPQWRFDARGAQSPPDRLVLDLDPGDGVGLAECAEVARWARALLLDMGLDARPVTSGSKGIHLYAALDGRHSSEQVSQVARELARALEADHPDEVLSAMTRSMRPGKVFVDWSQNSAAKTTIAPYSLRGLLRPFVAAPRTWRELEAPGLEQLDYHQVLKRLSRAPDPLAAVADAADAHAGAAAGPVPASGATAGPDEDRLHTYRSKRDARRTPEPMPKSTPDASPAAGGAAFVVQEHHARALHFDLRLEHEGVLASWALPKGVPTDPTHNHLAVQTEDHPLEYLAFEGDIPAGEYGAGTMSIWDRGEYSAEKWRDDEIIVTLHGSPGGPLAAGGDESGRTFALIRTGGAGSRNWLIHLMKSRRPPAAETSGAGQGGSAQEARVTSAPLRAAAYSPMLARPGTLRDLSAETDWAYEMKWDGIRMIATVGAGADGAVRFLTRNGNDVTAAFPELVDDLRAALAGRAAVLDGEVVALDRHNRPDFSLLQTRLGLTDPTDVRRARQGAPVHYFVFDLLEHDWRPLVELPYAERRQALERWVQGTGTVQVPPAFDDQDAATVLATSSRLGLEGIIAKDTRSGYLAGRRADRWVKIKHVTSQEVVIGGWRPGAGHRSSTLGSLLVGIPAPAGPETAPGAPRRLLYAGRVGTGFRDRDLTALRRRLDELSTADTPFEDVPAADAADAVWVQPALVGEVDFSAWTPAGRLRHPSWRGLRADKDPADVVREEAVREEAALGAAVAEAGDSR, encoded by the coding sequence ATGGCACATGGCGCGGAGGTTGCGGGACACAACCCGGCGGACACCGCCGGGGCGCACCGCGAGGTCGTGACGGTGGGCGGCCGCCGGGTCACCCTCACCAATCTCGAGAAGGTGATGTATCCGGCCACCGGCACGACCAAGGCCGATGTCCTCGGCTATTACGCGGACGTGGCGGATGCGCTCATCCGGCACACGCGGGACCGGCCGGCCACGCGCAAGCGCTGGGTGCACGGTGTGGGCACCGCCGCCGAACCCGGCCAGGTGTTCTTCCAGAAGAATCTGGGCGACGGCACACCCGAGTGGGTGGAGCGCCGGGAGCTGGAGCACAAGGAGCGCAGCACCGTGTACCCGCTCGTGAACGACCTGGCCACCCTCACCTGGCTGGCGCAGATCGGCACCCTCGAGATCCATGTTCCGCAGTGGCGGTTCGATGCCCGGGGCGCGCAGAGCCCTCCGGACCGGTTGGTGCTCGACCTCGACCCCGGCGACGGGGTGGGTCTGGCGGAATGCGCCGAGGTGGCGCGCTGGGCTCGGGCGCTGCTGCTGGACATGGGCCTGGACGCCCGGCCCGTGACGAGCGGGAGCAAGGGCATCCACCTCTATGCGGCGTTGGACGGCCGGCACAGTTCGGAGCAGGTGAGCCAGGTGGCCAGGGAGCTGGCCCGGGCGCTGGAAGCCGACCATCCGGACGAGGTGCTCAGCGCGATGACCCGGTCGATGCGACCGGGCAAGGTCTTCGTGGACTGGAGCCAGAACAGCGCGGCCAAGACCACCATCGCGCCGTACAGCCTGCGCGGCCTGCTGCGGCCGTTCGTGGCGGCTCCGCGCACCTGGCGCGAGCTGGAGGCGCCGGGGCTGGAGCAGTTGGACTACCACCAGGTGCTCAAACGGCTCTCCCGGGCGCCGGACCCGCTGGCGGCCGTGGCCGACGCCGCCGACGCGCATGCCGGCGCCGCGGCGGGCCCGGTGCCGGCTTCCGGGGCCACCGCTGGGCCGGACGAGGACCGCCTGCACACCTACCGGAGCAAGCGGGACGCCCGGCGCACGCCCGAACCCATGCCGAAGAGCACGCCTGACGCCTCCCCGGCCGCCGGCGGAGCCGCCTTCGTGGTCCAGGAACACCATGCCAGGGCCCTGCACTTCGACCTGCGCCTGGAGCACGAGGGCGTGTTGGCCTCCTGGGCGCTGCCCAAGGGGGTGCCCACCGACCCCACCCACAACCACCTGGCCGTGCAGACCGAGGACCACCCGCTCGAGTACCTCGCGTTCGAGGGTGACATTCCGGCCGGGGAATACGGTGCAGGGACGATGTCGATCTGGGACCGGGGCGAATACAGCGCGGAGAAGTGGCGGGACGACGAGATCATCGTGACCCTGCACGGCAGTCCCGGCGGCCCGCTCGCGGCGGGTGGGGACGAGTCGGGGCGCACCTTCGCCCTCATCCGCACCGGGGGCGCCGGCTCCCGCAATTGGTTGATCCACCTCATGAAGTCCCGGCGCCCGCCGGCCGCGGAGACATCCGGCGCCGGCCAGGGCGGCTCTGCCCAGGAGGCCCGCGTCACCAGCGCCCCACTTCGCGCAGCGGCCTACTCCCCCATGCTCGCCCGGCCGGGCACCCTGCGCGACCTCTCGGCCGAGACCGACTGGGCGTACGAGATGAAATGGGACGGCATCCGCATGATCGCCACCGTCGGAGCGGGCGCCGACGGAGCCGTGCGTTTCCTCACCCGCAACGGCAACGACGTCACGGCCGCGTTCCCCGAACTCGTCGACGACCTGCGCGCGGCCCTGGCCGGCCGGGCCGCCGTGCTGGACGGCGAGGTGGTCGCGCTGGACCGTCACAACCGGCCCGACTTCTCCCTGTTGCAGACCCGGCTCGGGCTCACCGACCCGACCGACGTGCGCCGGGCCCGCCAGGGCGCACCGGTGCACTACTTCGTCTTCGACCTCCTCGAGCACGACTGGCGCCCCCTCGTCGAGCTGCCCTATGCCGAGCGCCGGCAGGCCCTTGAACGGTGGGTGCAGGGAACGGGCACCGTTCAGGTGCCGCCGGCGTTCGACGACCAGGATGCGGCCACGGTGCTGGCTACCAGCTCCCGGCTGGGCCTGGAGGGCATCATCGCCAAGGACACCCGCAGCGGTTACCTCGCCGGCCGCCGCGCCGACCGCTGGGTGAAGATCAAGCACGTGACCAGCCAGGAGGTCGTCATCGGCGGCTGGCGTCCCGGAGCCGGTCATCGCTCCTCGACCCTGGGCTCGCTCCTGGTGGGGATACCCGCGCCGGCCGGGCCCGAAACTGCCCCGGGCGCACCCCGGCGGCTGCTCTACGCGGGGCGCGTCGGCACGGGCTTCCGCGACCGGGACCTCACCGCTCTCCGACGGCGCCTCGACGAGCTTTCGACGGCGGACACCCCGTTCGAGGACGTGCCGGCGGCCGACGCGGCTGACGCCGTCTGGGTGCAGCCGGCCCTGGTCGGCGAGGTGGACTTCTCGGCCTGGACGCCGGCCGGCCGGCTGCGGCACCCCAGCTGGCGGGGGCTGCGGGCCGACAAGGACCCCGCCGATGTGGTGCGGGAAGAAGCCGTGCGGGAAGAAGCAGCGCTGGGGGCCGCCGTGGCCGAGGCGGGTGATTCCCGATGA